The genomic region AGCGTCGAGATCGACCGGCCGGTCGAGGAGGTCTTCGCCTACCTCGCCGACGGGCGCCACGACCCCGAGTTCAGCCCGCGCGTCCAGGAGATCGCCAAGACCCCCGACGGCCCCACCGCGCTCGGCACGGTCTTCCGCAGCACCGTCAAGGACGCCGGGATGAAGACCGGCCGCGAGTTCCGCATCGTCGGCTTCGACCCGCCGCACCGGATCCGCTGGTCGGAGCAGAGCCGCAACCTGGTCACCGCGGAGGGCGGCTACGATCTCGAAGCCCTCCCCGGCGGGCGCACCCGGGTCCGTATCTTCAACACCCTCGAAGGCCACGGCTTCGGCAGACTGCTCGTCGGCTTCGCGGCGAGCGCGGCCCGCAAGGACGCCCCCGCCTTCGGTCGCCGCATCAAGGCGGCGGCGGAGGCGTCCCTCAGGCGATAGGGATCAGAACCGTGCCGGGCCGACCGGGAACGGCAGCGGCTTCGGCGGGGTCGGGGACACCCGCTGCCCGGCAGCGGCCGGCGGGTTCTGGCAGGTCACGTCCTCGGCGGGCAGCCGGCCGGTGGTGAGGTAGGTGTTGACGGGCTCGTTGGCGCAGGAGTTCGGGTCGGCGAGGTACACGCCGTGCCCCTCGCCGCCCATCGCCAGAACCATCCGCGAGCCCTTCAGCGCCCGGTGCAGACCCTGGCCGCTGGCGAGCGGGGTCTGCGAGTCCCACTCGTTCTGCACCGTCAGCACGTTCGCCTGCTTCTTCATCGGCGTGGCCGCCTCGGCCGGCCGGTCCCAGAAGGCGCACGGCTTGATGTTCGACGCGAAGTCCCCGTACAGGGGGTACTTCACCTTGTCCTTCGCCGCGTCCCGCTCGTACTGCTCGGTGTAGCGGGGCCAGCTGCCGGTGTCCCCGCACGCCACGGCCCAGAAGACGGCGGTGCCGTTGTCCGAGGCGGGTTCGGCCGCAGGGCCTGCCGGAAGCAGCCGCTTCAGCTCTGCCGTGTCCGAGCCCGCGGGCTGCGGCTTGCCCTCGGCCGCGGCCTTGAGGGCCACGACCAGGGGAGTGGCCTGCGCCGGGTAGAAGAACACCGCGCGCGCGGTACGGATGACGTCTCCGGTGACCTTCTGCCCGTCGAAGTCGATCGGCTCCCGGTCGGCGCGCGCCACCAGCGCCCAGAAGGTGTCGGACACCGCCTTCGGGGTGTCGCCGAGCCCGTACTGGGCCGACCGCTCGGCCGCCCAGCCCGTCCACCGCGCGTAGGCGGGCTCGGCCTCGGTCGCCCAGATCTGGAGCATGCCGCGCCAGATCCGCTGCGGGTCGACGCCGCTGTCCAGCACGAAGCGGTCGGTCCGCTCCGGGAACATCTGCGAGTACACCGCGCCGAGGTAGGTCCCGTAGGAGTAGCCCAGGTACGAGAGCTTGCGCTCGCCCAGCACCGCACGGATCGCGTCCATGTCGCGCGCCGTGTTGCGGGTGGTGATGTACGGGAGCACGTCCCCGGCCTTCTCGCGGCACTTGTCCGCGACCGTACGCGCCCACGTCACGTCGGAGGAGAAGGTCTCGGGCCGGTACGGCCGGTTGAAGTCCTGCTCGGTGTCGGTCAGTCCGCAGGTGATCGGACTGCTGGCGCCGACGCCGCGCGGATCGAAGCCGATGAGGTCGTACTGGTCGCGTACGTCCTTGGGCATCGACTCGGCCGCCATCAGTGGCAGATCGAGTCCGGAGCCGCCCGGGCCGCCGGGGTTGAGGAGCATCACGCCGTGCCGCTGGGCGGGGTTCTCGCTCTTGATCCGGGATATCGCGAGGTCGACCGTGCGGCCTTGGGGGCGCTTGTAGTCGAGCGGGACCTTCAGGGTGGCGCATTCGTACGAGGCCGGCTGGCTGTCGGCGCAACGGTGCCAGGCGGGCTTCTGCTTGAGGTACTCCGCCTCCGGGGCTGCGGAGGCCTGGGTGGCGGCCAGCAGCGGCACGGTGGTGGCGATGAGACCGGCGGTGGCGAGCATCGGTGCGAGGCGTTTCAGGCGCACGGTGGCCGTCCTTGCGTTCGGTGAAGTCGCTTACCCGCTCACCCTGTTGCATGCGGAGGCGGGGCGAGTCATCCCGAAGGGTCGGCCCTTGTGCTCCTCACGAATGAGCTGATATCCGGACAACTGGCCGACACGCCGGGCTCGTTGCGCGCCCGGCGCACCTGGTCACTCGTGGCCGGTGTGCGCGGCGCCGGCTTCCACGGTGCCCCCGATGTGGCCGCGCAGGGCCGCCAGGGCCTCCTCCGACGGGCCGGTGACCACCCAGCGGCTGCCCACCAGATAGGTGCCGCCGTACATCCGCGCCTCGTCCAGCCAGGAACGCTGCCCCTGTTCGGCGGCGAAGGTGGCCATGCGGTAGGCGCCCTGCCCGGTCTCGCAGCCGCCCTCGCGCAACTCGTCCGCCTGGATGTCGACGTGGGCGGTGCAGCCGACGGCCGCGGCTATCTCCTCGATCGACGAGGACGGCGCGGACTGCGCCCCGGTCTCCTTCTGGGGGGTGACGTGGGCGGCGCCGTGCGTGCCGTGTGCGCCCTGCGCCGCCGGGCTTCCGCCGCAGCCCCCGGTCAGCAGCACGGCGCACAGGGTGGCGCAGGCCGGCGCGAGCGCGCGGAGGACCCTGCGGTGCGTGCGGGCGGTGGACGGCAACATGCTTCTTCCTTACTGGCTCAACGGCTCAACGGTTCACGTGTGCACTTGGCCCACCGATTGATCGGGGCCGGCGTGGCGCCCGGGCGGGGGAGGCGCCCGGGCACCACGGGTCTTCGCGGGCCGGGGCTAGCTCGCCATCTTCGCCTTCTTTCCCTTGTCGGTCACGGCGAACCAGAGGCCCTGCTTGCCTTGTCCGAGAACATCGCCGGGCGCCTTGTCGCCGGTGAACGTATAAACCGGCCAGCAGTCGATCGTCAATTGTTCCGAACCATCGGGACGCTTTACCGAGCCGATCAGCTCGGCCGCAATTCCCGTTACCTTCGTCTTGTCGACGGGCTTGGCGGGCTTCCACGTGTCCAGGCAGGCATCGAGGCAACCGATTTTCATCGGCCAGGCGCTGTCCTTGTCGAATCGGTAAAGCGTCTGGCCCGCGCCGTCCGCGATGATGTCGCCGAGCATGACGTTCTTCGTGATGGACAGTTCGGAGCTCTGCGCCTGCGCCTGCGCCGGTGCCTTCTTTGCGGCCGCGGCCGGCTTCCCGTCGGCCCCCAGCGCGTGCCAGGTGCCGCCGACGCCCTCACCGAGCGTGTCGCCCGCCTTGGTGTCCTTCGCGTAGCGGTACACCGGCCAGCCCGCGAGGGTCAGCTGCCGGGTGCCGTCGGCGCGTTCGACCGAGCCGAGCAGGCCCGCTTCGATCCCCGCGCCCGCTGTCGCGTCGTCCGCCGCCACGGCCGGCCACGCCTTGGCGCAGTCCCCCTCGCAGTTGGACTTCGGGGGCTTCGGCGTGTCCTTGTCGAACCGGTAGAGCGTGAAGCCCTCACCGTCGGTGACCGCGCTGCCCACGTTCCCGACCTCCGCCACCTTCAGCTGCCCGGCCGGGCTGTTCTTTCCGGCTTCGCCCGCCGGATTGGCGCCGGAGCCGCTCCCGTACCCCGAATCCGCTCCGGAACCGGCATCCGCTCCGTACGAGCCGTCGGCGCCGTAAGCGGACCCGATCTTCTTGCTGTCGCCCACCGGCTGTACCGAATTTCCCTGCCCCTGAGGCTTCTCGGCGAGGCCGCATCCGGCCGTGAGCAGCAGTACCGCGACCGCCGACCCGGCGAATATCTCACGACGCATTCTCTTCACGATCTCTCCTTCAGGTTCGGTCCCGCGTTTCCGTGCGTCCCTGGGTAATTGATACGGGGCCCGGGACGGTCGAAACGGATATCCCTTGGAATTTGTCAGATCGCGCCAACATTGAACCCGCGAGCGATCCGCATTCGTGCACCCCTCATTCCTGGATGCGCATGGCGAGGGCCGGGCAGCGCCGCACCGCGCGCAGGGCCTTCGGCCGCAGCCGGGCCGGCACCGGCATGGACGCCTTCGCCGGGTAACCGTCCGCGTCGAGCTGTACGACCTCGGGAAGGACGTCCACGCACAGGCCGTGCCCCTTGCACAGGGTCCAGTCCACGATCAGCCGCTCCGGACTCTCGTCCCGCACCCGCTCCGGACTCTCCTCCCGCGGCACCGGGAGCGCGCCCAACACCCGTCGGCCGCACCCCGAGCCGAAGGCATGGTCCTGGAACTCGTCGGGGAAGGCGGCGAGTGCAGAGGACACGAAGTGCGAGGTGCCGTCGGGATGGCTGCACGCACCCCGCTTCCGGACGGCCATGAGCCGCGCCTCCACCGCCTCCAGGGCGGCGCCGCCGCCTCCCCGGACGGCGTCGTCCAGTACGTCGGCGAGCCCGGGCAGCCCGCGTACGCACGGCCCGCACTGGCCCGCCGTCTCGTCCGCCATCCACCGGGTCACCCGCGCCACTTCGCCGGCCGGGCAGGTGTCCTCGGGCAGCGGCAGTACCGCCCCCGCCCCCAGCACCGCGCCGAAGGACGCCAGGGACTGCCGGGACAGCTGCGCGGAGCGCGCGGACACCGGGTCCAGCCATCTGCCGTGGTAGCCGCCGACCAGGACGCCCTGGCCGGGATCGAGATTGCACAGCTCCAGGACGTACGGCAAGGATGTGCCGGTCGGCGCTTCGACCACCGTGGATCCGGCGACGGTCAGCAGCACGGTGCCCGGCTCGGTCAGCAGGCCGGTCGCACAGTACTCCCGTGCGCCCAGCCGTGCGGCCAGGCCGAGTTGGGCGTAGGTCTCGGTGTTCGACAGCAGGGTGGGCACGCCACCCAGGCCTCTCTCGCTGGTCCGAACCTTTTGTCCGGACGGCAGCGTGGCACCGCCGTTGAGTCCGTTGACCATGGCGGTCCCCTCCCCGGTCACGAAGCGCTCGGGAAGTCGTGCCACTCGCACCCGGCGGCCGGCCGGACCGCGTTCGGAGACGGCGGCGCGTACCGACTGCTCCACGTCCCCCCGGGTGACGGCCACCACGATGTCCTCCGCGCCGAGCGCGGCGGCGGCCAGCAGGGCTCCGTCGAGCACCAGGTGCGGGGCGTGCAGCAATAGCGCCTTGTCCTTGAGGCAACTCGGCTCGCCCTCACTGCCGTTGACCACGACCGCGGTGGGCGTGTCGCGCCCCCGGGCCGACCGGGTGACCGCCTGCAGTTTCCGCGCGAACGGAAAGCCCGCTCCGCCGCGGCCCCGCAGGTCGATGTCCTCCGCGAGGGCGATGAGGTCGTCCGGGCGGTACCGGGGCAGCGTGCCGTGCGTGGCCAGATGGGCCGAGCGGTCGAGCCGCGGGAGCTGGTCGAGTCCGGCCAGCAGTCTGGGGGCGCCCACACAGCCGAGGCTGGGGCGCGGCCAGCCGGTCACAGCCACCGCTCCGCGCCGGCGGGCTGCTCACCGTACAACTGCCGCCCCCCTCCGGCCCTCCCGGGTGTGGACGCCGTGGCGTACGCCCGGGAGGGGGAGGAAGGCCGGGACAGCGGGGCGGGCCCGGTGGACGCGAGCGGACGCGCCTCGCGCACCGTGGCCGCACGCGGGCCCGGTCGCGGACGCACGCGCGGGCCCGGCGCGGCGGCCGGACTGGAAGGCTCCCCGCTCGCCCTCGACTTGACGCGGAGCAGGAGGACGCCGGCGACACCGATCAGGCAGAGCCCGTACGAGACCGTCACCCAGGTGCCGCCAGGGCGGCCCGACTTCAGCCCGTGCACGAGGGACGCGCCCCAGGCCGGATAGGCACCGAAGTGCAGGGCCCGCCACCACAGCGAGCGGGCCTTGGTCGCGAACACGCTGCGCACCGCGCCCGAGACGGCGACGGACACGAAGAGGTACCCGGCGAGCGTGCCGAATCCGATGAGGACGGGCTGTTCTTCATCCGCGAACGGCACCACCGCCGCGGCCGCC from Streptomyces sp. NBC_00190 harbors:
- a CDS encoding SCO0930 family lipoprotein, translating into MRREIFAGSAVAVLLLTAGCGLAEKPQGQGNSVQPVGDSKKIGSAYGADGSYGADAGSGADSGYGSGSGANPAGEAGKNSPAGQLKVAEVGNVGSAVTDGEGFTLYRFDKDTPKPPKSNCEGDCAKAWPAVAADDATAGAGIEAGLLGSVERADGTRQLTLAGWPVYRYAKDTKAGDTLGEGVGGTWHALGADGKPAAAAKKAPAQAQAQSSELSITKNVMLGDIIADGAGQTLYRFDKDSAWPMKIGCLDACLDTWKPAKPVDKTKVTGIAAELIGSVKRPDGSEQLTIDCWPVYTFTGDKAPGDVLGQGKQGLWFAVTDKGKKAKMAS
- a CDS encoding alpha/beta hydrolase; amino-acid sequence: MRLKRLAPMLATAGLIATTVPLLAATQASAAPEAEYLKQKPAWHRCADSQPASYECATLKVPLDYKRPQGRTVDLAISRIKSENPAQRHGVMLLNPGGPGGSGLDLPLMAAESMPKDVRDQYDLIGFDPRGVGASSPITCGLTDTEQDFNRPYRPETFSSDVTWARTVADKCREKAGDVLPYITTRNTARDMDAIRAVLGERKLSYLGYSYGTYLGAVYSQMFPERTDRFVLDSGVDPQRIWRGMLQIWATEAEPAYARWTGWAAERSAQYGLGDTPKAVSDTFWALVARADREPIDFDGQKVTGDVIRTARAVFFYPAQATPLVVALKAAAEGKPQPAGSDTAELKRLLPAGPAAEPASDNGTAVFWAVACGDTGSWPRYTEQYERDAAKDKVKYPLYGDFASNIKPCAFWDRPAEAATPMKKQANVLTVQNEWDSQTPLASGQGLHRALKGSRMVLAMGGEGHGVYLADPNSCANEPVNTYLTTGRLPAEDVTCQNPPAAAGQRVSPTPPKPLPFPVGPARF
- a CDS encoding NADH-ubiquinone oxidoreductase-F iron-sulfur binding region domain-containing protein, translating into MGAPRLLAGLDQLPRLDRSAHLATHGTLPRYRPDDLIALAEDIDLRGRGGAGFPFARKLQAVTRSARGRDTPTAVVVNGSEGEPSCLKDKALLLHAPHLVLDGALLAAAALGAEDIVVAVTRGDVEQSVRAAVSERGPAGRRVRVARLPERFVTGEGTAMVNGLNGGATLPSGQKVRTSERGLGGVPTLLSNTETYAQLGLAARLGAREYCATGLLTEPGTVLLTVAGSTVVEAPTGTSLPYVLELCNLDPGQGVLVGGYHGRWLDPVSARSAQLSRQSLASFGAVLGAGAVLPLPEDTCPAGEVARVTRWMADETAGQCGPCVRGLPGLADVLDDAVRGGGGAALEAVEARLMAVRKRGACSHPDGTSHFVSSALAAFPDEFQDHAFGSGCGRRVLGALPVPREESPERVRDESPERLIVDWTLCKGHGLCVDVLPEVVQLDADGYPAKASMPVPARLRPKALRAVRRCPALAMRIQE
- a CDS encoding SRPBCC family protein, with protein sequence MSGQFEASVEIDRPVEEVFAYLADGRHDPEFSPRVQEIAKTPDGPTALGTVFRSTVKDAGMKTGREFRIVGFDPPHRIRWSEQSRNLVTAEGGYDLEALPGGRTRVRIFNTLEGHGFGRLLVGFAASAARKDAPAFGRRIKAAAEASLRR